The Ruania halotolerans genome contains the following window.
GCCGGAGCTCGGTGAGCCAATCCGGTGGGTTCCGCTCCAGCTCGTCCAACTCGGGGCGCGTGAGCAGCGCGTGCTGGAACTCCTCCGGCGCGGCAGGGAGGTAGATCCCGAGTTTCTTCGCGGCGGTGATGGGCTTCATCCGCTGAGCGGCATCCGAGGCGGGCATTCCGTCAGTATGCCCGCTTGCGGGCCTCAAGCGAGACCAATCCGGAAGACTAGGCTAGCCGGATGACGCCGCAGCCCTTCCGCCTCGGCTACGTGCCGGGGGTGACGCCGGCGAAGTGGGCCCGCACGTGGTCGCAGCGCCATCGCACACCCCTCGAGCTCGTGCCGCTGGAGGCCGCCCAGGCCGAGCATGCCGTTCGCGAGGGCGAGGTCTGCGCGGCACTGCTGCGGCCCCCAGTCGATCGGGATCTGCTCAGCGCGATCGTGCTCTACGAGGAAACCGCCGTCGTGGTGGTACCCACCGACCACGTCATCGCCGCACTCGAGGACGGCGAAGAAGTCACCCTCGCCGACCTCGACACCGAGACCGTTCTGCATTGCCTGGACGAGGTGCTCGACTGGCCGAATGGTCCGCCCGGATCCGTCGCCGAACACCGGCCCGAGAGCACAGCAGCAGCGATCGCACTCGTGGCCGCGGGTGCGGGCGTGCTCGTCGTTCCGCAGTCACTGGCGCGCCTGCACCACCGCCGCGACCTCACCTACCGATCTCTCGCCGGTGGCCCTACCGCCCCTGTCGCGCTGAGCTGGGTCACCGATCAGAAGACTGACGAGATCGAGGACATGATCGGCATCGTCCGTGGCCGCACCGTCAACTCCTCGCGCGGTCGCCCCACCGGAGCGCCCGCCAAGGAAGAGACACCCACGGGCGCCAGTCGCCGCGATCGTTCCGCCGGCAGAACGGCCAACTCCACGGGAGGTGGCGCACGTCGCCCCCGAGGCAACGGCGCTCGGCCTGGGCGCCCGGGAGGGCGCCGTCCCCGCCGCGGCAAGCGCTGAACCGTCGGCACGAACCCTAGGCTGGGTACACGATGAGCACCGTCCGCGTTCCGGCCACAGCTGCGGCCACCCTGCATTCCGCCGTCGTGAACTGGTACGCCACGCACGCGCGCGATCTCCCCTGGCGTGCACCTCACGCATCTGCCTGGAGCGTGCTGGTCAGCGAGATCATGCTGCAGCAGACCCCCGTGGTGCGGGTTGAGCCGGCGTGGCGGGCGTGGATGCAGCGCTGGCCCACACCGGCGGACCTGGCCGCAGCAAGCCCAGCAGAAGTGCTCCGGGCATGGGACCGGCTCGGCTACCCGCGCCGCGCGCTCCGGCTGCGGGAGGCCGCAGCCGCGATCACCGAGCACCACGACGGCGAGGTGCCCGCCGACGAGGAGGCACTGCTCGCGCTACCCGGGATCGGGAGCTACACGGCTGCCGCCGTCGCCGCCTTCGCGTTCCGACGGCGATCAGTGGTCCTGGACACGAACGTACGCCGGGTGCTGGGCCGGCTGTTGAGCGGAACGGCCCTGCCACCACCGTCACCACGACGCACCGAGGCGGAGATGGCAGCCGAGGTGCTTCCTGCCGACCCGGAGGCCTCGGCGCGATGGAACGTGGCCGTGATGGAGCTCGGCGCATTGGTGTGTACGGCTCGCTCACCCCGGTGCGGGCAGTGCCCGGTCGCAGACCAGTGCCAGTGGCGGACGAGCGGCTACCCGGCCGATGAACATGCCGCCCGACGGCGCACCCAGGCCTGGCATGGCACCGACCGGCAGGCGCGTGGCCGGGTCCTCGCCGCATTACGCACTCAGGACGAGCTGCGACCGGAGGAGGTGCGGGAGCTGTGGCCCGACGCCACCCAGCTCGAGCGCGTGCTCACCGGCCTGCGCACCGATGGGCTCGTGAGTGCCATCGCCGACTTGGACGGCGTAGTGACCGGCTACCGCCTGCCACAGGGCTGAGGAACTACGCTCATTGACATGGCCGCCGTACCCACCACACCACCGGACGTGGTGATCGCACGCGCGTTGCGGGCCCACACCCGCACGTTGCTGGCGATGTGCACGATGGCCGTGGTGCTGGCACTGATCGGCGCCGGGGCGCTGCAGATGGCCGGGCCGAACTGGGACGATCTGCGCATCCTTGCCGGGCTCACCATGCTCGGTTCCGGGCAGCTGCTGGCGATCGTGGCTGCGATCGTTTCGGCTGTGGGCTGGATCGGACTTGTCCGAGCCGTCGGGGCGCCCGGTACTGCCGAGAGCACCCGCGCTGTCACCGAGGGTCTTCCGCGCCGGCAAGTCGAGACAACTGCCCGCAGGCTCGCTTTACTGATCCGGGTCACGCTGGCAGTGGCGGCGGTGGGCATCACCGTGTGGGTGCTCGCGGCGCCAGGTGGTGTGATCGGTGCCGCGGTCGGGGCCGTCCTGGTGCTCCAGGTGGCAGTGGTGATCGCGATCGTCAGGGTCAGTGTGCTGGTGCGTCCGCGCCGGCCGTAGCGGCACGGCGGAGCTGTTCCACCGTGCATGATCCGGGGGCCTGCCCCGTCCGTGCCGCTCGCCCGGCCCAGCGGGTGAGCGTGCCATTGACTGGTGTGGGAACCCCGTGCTGCTTGCCGAGCATGACAATCTCACCGTTGAGGAAGTCCGCTTCGATCGACCCGGTGCCGCGCCGCAGGGACTGCCAGCTGGATCCGCCGAGTCGCGAATGGCCGGGAACGTCGCCCACACGCAGTGACGGGCGCAGGGCAGCCTCCTCATCCGGCGTCGCCCAGGAGATTCCCGCGGCGGCGAGCGCCGCCTCGCCCTCCGTCCGGGCCTGCGCGGCCAGATGCGCGCTGTCGGGGTCATCGCCGGCCAACGCCTCGACGGCGTTGCCCAGGTTGGCAAGCAGTTTCGCGAACTTCCAGCGCATCACGTCCGCGCGCACCGGGGCGGCGAAACCGGCCGCTTCGAGGTCGGCAGCCACCTGACGGTCAACGTCGTCCACTCCGTCGGGCCACCGGCCCACATGCAGCACACCGTGCACCGGAGTGCCCTCGGCCACGACCACTCCGGGTTCGAGATGGGTGGTCGGCAGCCACAGGCACATGGCGTGCACATCGGCGAACACCCGGGCAGCGTGGGGCTCGTTCGCCACACCGTTCTGTGCCAGGAACACCGGAAGCCGCTCCGCGGCCGTACCGCCGCTCGATACGGGCACATGCGCCCACGCATCGAGCGCCCCTGCAGTGTCCTGCCCCTTCACCGCGAGGATGAGTACGTCATCCTCCTGCAGGCCCCTCGGCGCCGATGGTTCCCCCAACTGCTCCGGTCGGTTCACCACGGGAATCCGGTGCCTGCTCGTCCCGTTCGGGGTGAGTAATGTCAGACCGTCAGTGGCCAGCGCACGGCCATGCGCGCCCCGCGCCACCAGCACCACCTCGTGACCGGTGGCATGCAATGAGGCGCCGATCGTACCTCCGACGCCGCCGGCACCGATCACGATGTATCTCACCGTCTCAGCATCTCATTTCGTGACGCACCTGGCTCAACCGCCGGAGGTGTTGAGCCACAGGAAGACGATCACCACGATGATCAGTAGCAGCCACGCCCACCCGGAGGTGCTGGATGTGCCGTCACCGCTTCCATACCGGTTCCGCCGGGACCGATACGAACTGGAGGACGAACCTCCCCAGGACCTGCTGGACCGACTCGATCGGGACGAGGAGCGCCCGAACGAGGACGATGAACCGCGTGAACGTCGCGACGAGCCGAACGACCCGCCACCGGATCGCCGCCCGAAGGATCGACCGCCGGAGCGTCGACCGAAACCACCTCTGACCTTGCCCATGGCGATGAACGTAGCCGCTGCCGAGCCGGAGCGCACTGGGCAGAACTCCCCGAGGGCCGCCGGTCCTAGCCGAGCGTGCGCAGCATTCGCGTATTGCCGAGCGTGTTCGGCTTCACCCGGGCCAGATCGAGGAACTCGGCGATGCCATCATCGCGCGAGAGCAACAACTCGCGATAGACCTCCGGATCCACCACGTCCCCCTCGATCGGGGCGAACCCGTGCCGACTGAAGAAATCCACTTCGAAGGTCAGGCAGAACAGCCGGCGCAACCCGTACTCTTCGGCGCGCGCCAGCAGCGCCTCGAGGAGGGCGTGCCCGATCCCCACGCGGATCAGGTCGTGGCGCACGGCGAGTGTGCGCACCTCACCCAGGTCCTCCCACATCACGTGCAGGGCGCCGCAGCCGACCACCTCCCCCTCCAGCGTTGCCACCAGGAACTCCGGCACTGATTCGAAGTACCCCACCATGTCCTTAGCGAGGAGGATCCGTTCGTCCGCATACGGCTCAACCAGCGCCCGGATCGTCCGCACGTCCGCCGGGCGAGCGGGGCGGATCTGGAGTTCAGCGTCCGTACTCATGGGATCACCCTGCCACGGGCGCATGGCGCAGCCGCTCCAGCACCGTGCGCGCCGTGGTCTCATCGATGATCAGATCGGTGGCCACCCGGGCCCGCAAAGCGCCGAGCAGGGCCGGCACTTTCGCCTCTCCCACGGCCACGCAGACCCGCCGCCGCAGGGTACGCAGCTCCCGCGGTGAGGGTCCGGTGGCACGAGCGTTGATGGCGATGTCCCGATACGTCCCGTCCTCGCGAAGGAAGACCGTGCACACATCGCCCACCACGCGATCGGCCGTCAGTTGGGTGATCTCGGAATCATCGAGGTACCCGGCGTTGTAGACATGGCTGGGAACGTCTGCGGCCAGCGCGCCCACCCCGAACAGGGCGATATCAACACGGCGCTGGATGTCCAGCACCCGGCGAACACTGCGCTCGCGCCACATCGCAGCCTTCGTCTCGGCAAAGTCGAAGAATGCCGGCACCGGGAACAGGTGCGGGGTGGAATCGAAAGCCCCGGCAATCGTCGCGATCAGGTCGCCTGCGTAGGTGACTCCCCCGGCGAAGGTGTTGGCGGCGCCGTTGAGCTGCACCACGGTGCTACCACGCACGGGGTTCGGCGCCAGATGACCAGCGATCGCCGTCACGGTAGTCCCCCACGCCACACCCACGACCATGTCGGCACTGACCCACTCGCCCATCAGCCGCGCGGCCACCATGGCCACCTGCTCGAGCCGATGCACCTCCGTGGCCCGTTCGCGCACCGGCACCACATGCGCCTTGATCCCGAACGTGGCCGAGAGCCGATGGCCGAGGTCTGCACCCGATCCGCTGGGCTGACGCAGGGAGATCCGCACGATCCCCTCCTCGCGCGCGGACTTGATCAATCGCGAGACGGTGGACCGCGAGACCCCGAGCGTCTTGGCGATGACCTCCATCGTCTGGTCCTGCAGGTAATACATCAGCGCCGCACGATAGGCGTCGTCCTCACGCACTCTCTCACCCTTCCCCGGCCTCGCCTGCACATATGTGCACGATGCTTGCGCACTCTTGCGGTGAGAGCAAGCATGAGCCGCGAGGGTGCCCCCGGTAGCGACGCGGCATCTTCCACGACTCAACGGAGAGGCAGACGCGTGCAGGGAGACCAAGGGGCTCACACCCGCTCTGCGGCCAGCGCGAGACAGCCCCTCTCCAGCCGTGCAGTCGGCGCGGACGCCGGGTCCGCACCGCAGAACACTTCCCCTGACGAAAGTGAGAACCGATCGTGAACTTCTCCGCGATCTTCGTGCCCGAGCTGTTCGGGACGATGATGCTGACGCTGCTCGGTTGCGGTGTCGTCGCCAACGCCGCACTCCCGGGCACCAAGGGCAATGGTGGCGGCTTCCTGATGGTGAACTTCGGCTGGGGCCTCGGCGTCTTCGCCGGTGTGTTCGTAGCACTCTCCAGCGGTGCACACATCAACCCGGCCGTGACCATCGGGCTGCTCGCCAACGGGGCCGAGGAACTCGGCCCCGACATCCCCGCGACAGCCGGCAATGCCCTGATCTACATCCTGGCGCAGGTGGCCGGAGCCTTCCTCGGAGCAGTGGTGTGCTGGTTGGCATACAAGCAGCACTTCGACGCCGACTCCGACGGGCCCACCAAACTAGGGGTGTTCTCCACGGGCCCGGCGATCCGGTCCTACGGCTGGAACGTCGTGACCGAGGTGATCGGCACGTTCGTGCTGGTGTTCGTGGTGATCTCGTTCGGCTTCGCCGGCGAGCAGGCAAGCGCGATCGGTTCGCCGCTCGCTGTGGCTCTGCTGGTGGTCGGCATCGGCGCCAGCCTCGGTGGCCCCACCGGCTACGCCATCAACCCGGCCCGTGACCTCGGTCCGCGCATCGCGCACGCGCTGCTGCCGATCAAGGGCAAGGGCACCAGCGACTGGAGCTACTCCTGGGTTCCGATCGTGGGCCCGCTCATCGGCGGAATCATCGGCGGCCTGAGCGCTGCCGCGATCTTCTGATCGACCCCGCTTAGCACTGACACATACCGTCCGCCCTCCTGCGGACACCAACACGAGCAGAAGGAGCACTCATGGCGCAGTACGTCCTCGCAATCGACCAAGGCACCACCAGCACCCGGGCGATCGTCTTCGACCATGCCGGCGAGATCGTCGAGAGCGGCCAGCTCGAGCACGAACAGATCCTCCCGAAGGCGGGATGGGTCGAACACGATCCGATGGAGATCTGGCGCAACGCTCGTGAGGTGGTGGGGCTCGCCCTGACCCGCGCGAACATCACCTCCACCGATCTCGCCGCCGTCGGTATCACGAACCAGCGTGAGACCACCGTGGTGTGGGACAAGAACACCGGCGAGCCGGTGTACAACGCGATTGTCTGGCAGGACACCCGCACCCAGAAGATCGCCGACGAACTCGCCGGTGACGAAGGCCCCGAGAAGTACAAGGCGAAGGTGGGGCTCCCGCTGGCCACCTACTTCTCCGGACCGAAGATCAAGTGGATCCTTGACAACGTCGAGGGCGCTCGCGCGAAGGCCGAGGCAGGCGACCTGATCTTCGGCAACACCGATTCCTGGCTGATCTGGAACATGACCGGCGGCACCGACGGTGGGGTGCACGTCACCGACGTCACCAACGCCTCGCGCACCATGCTGATGAACCTCGATTCGCTCAGCTGGAACGAGGACATCGCCGCCGATATGGGTATCCCGGTCTCGATGCTTCCTGAGATCAGGTCTTCCTCCGAGGTATACGGCAAGGGACGCCCGAAGGGAATGATCCCGGACATTCCCATCGCCGGAATCCTGGGCGACCAGCAGGCGGCCACCTTCGGCCAGGCCTGTTTCGAGGTGGGGATGGCCAAGAACACCTACGGCACCGGCAACTTCATGCTGATCAACACCGGTGAGGAGATCATTCCCTCGGAGAACGGTCTGCTCACCACCGTTGCGTACAAGATTGGGGACAACAAGCCGATCTACGCGCTCGAAGGTTCGATCGCCGTGACCGGATCGCTCATCCAGTGGCTGCGGGACAACCTTGGTCTGATCTCTTCCGCACCCGAGGTGGAGGATCTCGCCAAGACCGTCGAGGACAACGGCGGCGCATACTTCGTGCCGGCGTTCTCGGGCCTGTTCGCCCCGTACTGGCGCGGTGAGGCCCGTGGGGTGCTCGCGGGACTGACCCGGTTCGTGAACAAGGGCCACATCGCCCGGGCCGCACTGGAGGCCACCGCCTTCCAGACCCGTGAGGTGCTGGACGCGATGAACGCCGACTCCGGTGTGGATCTGACCGAGCTCAAAGTGGACGGCGGCATGATCGCCAACGAGCTGCTCATGCAGTTCCAGGCCGACATCCTGGGCGTGCCGGTGGTACGGCCGAAGGTGGCCGAGACCACGGCACTGGGCGCCGCCTACGCGGCGGGCATCGCCGTCGGCTACTGGTCCGGTGAGCAGGATGTGATCGACAACTGGGCCGAGGACAAGCGCTGGGAGCCTGCGATGGACGCGGACGAGCGTGAGCGCACCTATCGGCTCTGGAAGAAGGCGGTCACCAAGTCCTTCGACTGGGTGGATGCCGACACCGAGTGAGCACCGCGGCCCGGCCGGCCGGCTCGCCGCACTGATCGGACGGCGGTCCACCCAATGGGTGGGCCGCCGTCGTCATCATCGTGGTCGCACTCCCCCGTCGTGCTCCGCGTGCACGTTCGCTCGAGGAACCGGTTTCTTCTACGATGGGCAACGGACGCGATCATGACACCCGGGGAGGCACCGTGAGCAGCCGCGTGCCCACCATCGCCGAGGTCGCTCGCGAGGCGGGCGTATCCCGGGCCACCGTCTCCCGGGTGATGAACGGCCGATCCACCGTTGATCCCGACCTCGCATCGCGGGTGCGCGAGGTGGCCGCCGGCCTGAACTACTCCCCGAGCCGGGTGGCCCGCGGCCTCTCCCTCGGTCGTACCCAGACGGTGGGTCTGCTTGTGCCGGACCTGGGCAACCCCATGTTCCAGCAGGTGCTCCGCGGGGCCAATCAGGCCGCCACCCGCGCCGGCTACCGAATCCTCGTGGCGGATAGCATCGAGGAACCGCATCGGGAGGCCGAACTCGCCATCGAGGCGCGACGACGATGTGATGCATTAATCCTGTGCTCACCGCGGATGCCCGAGGACGAGCTTGCCCAGGTCCTCGCGTCCACGCACCCCGTGGTCCTGGTCAACCGCGAGCCCCAGGGCACCGGCGCCCCGGCTCTCTCGGTCGACTATGCCGCCGGGATCAGGGACCTGGCCGAGCACCTGATCGGCCTGGGGCACGAACGTCTCCTCTACCTGGCCGGGCCGGCGAGCAGCGCCTCGAACGCTGCCCGCGTGCGGAGTCTCGACGCCGTCGCGGCGCAGTACCCGCACGTGTGCCTCACCCGTGCAGACTGTGGCTCGATGATCGACGATGGCTACCGCGCCCTCGATGTAGTGCTCGGATCAGGAACGACGGCGGTCCTCGCCTTCAACGACCTCGTGGCATTCGGGCTGCTCGGCAAGCTCAATGAGGCAGGAGTACGGGTGCCGGAGGATCTCTCCGTCGCCGGATTCGATGACATCGCCTTCGCCAAGTACGCCACACCATCGCTGACCACGATGTCCGTCCCGCAGATGGACCTCGGACGGCATGCGTGGGAACGCCTGCATCAATTGCTCGAGGGGGAGCCGGAGAGTCCGTCGCTGCACCTGCGGCCGCGCCTGGTGGCTCGATCCAGCACCGGCCCCGCCGCTCGCCGACCTGGCGGGCTCACCACCGACGGAGACCGAACCCCTCGATGACTGCCGTCCTGACCGCGCTGGGCACTATGGCGGTGATCGCGTTCGCCGGCTGGGTGCTGGCCACGTTTCGTGTGCTGGGCCCAGGTGCGCAGCAGGTGCTGGCCCGCCTCGTGTTCGCCCTGGCCACGCCGTCGCTGCTGATCACCACGATCGGCGAGGCGAACTTGTCGCTGCTCCTCACTCGGACCGCCGCGACCACCGTCATCAGCACCTTGGTCGTCGCCACCACGGCAGCCGCGATCTTCGGCGGACTCCTGCGGCGTGGACGGGGACAGGCCACAGTGGCGACCCTGGCAGCGAGCTACGTCAATGCCGGCAACATCGGCATCCCCGTGGCCATCTACGTGCTCACAGACGCACTCGCGGTGGTGCCGACGATGCTGATGCAGCTGCTGGTGCTCGCCCCCACGGCCTACGCGGTGCTGGACACCGCGGGCGCCGGACGGCGCGAGCTGGTGCTCCGGCCATTGCGCAGCCCGCTCACCATCGGGGCGCTGATCGGTCTTGCGCTGGCCATCGTGCCCTGGACGCCGCCAGACGCCGTGCTGCAACCCCTACGGCTGGTGGGCAGTACCGCCGCGCCGCTGGCACTGCTCACCCTGGGGATGTCTTTTGCTCCCCTGCGCCGCAGCGATGCCCCCTCGACAGCATCGGCGTCGAAGCCGGCGCCCCCGCCAGGGCACTGGCTGGATGTGGCCATCGTGGCCACATTGCGGGGGGCGGTTCATCCAGCGCTCACCTTTGCGGTGGCTCACGCCCTCGGCGTGGCCGAGGAGGACATGCTGGCGGTCGTGCTGATGGCTGCACTCCCGACGGCGCAGAACGTGCTGGTCTATGCGCTGCAGTTCGACCGCGGCCTGAGGATCGCGAGGGACTCACAGGTGATCACCACGGCGGTGTCGATCCCGTTGCTGGTGGGTGTGGTCGCACTGCTGCACTAACCGCCTAGGCTCCGAACGTCATCTCCCGGGCCTGCGCATAGCGCTCGGTCAAAGACTGCGCGGCAGCCCCATCGAACGGGTACTCCTTCGCGCCCGAGAGCGGCCACTCGGGCGCCTGAGCCGCCCCGGAGAGCGCCCATGCCGCCTGGCGGGCGGCGCCATCGGCCACGTACTCGCCCGGTTCCGGCACGGTCACGGGCACACCAAGCACGGCCGGTGCGATCTGCCGCACTGCCTCAGACTGCGCGGCACCGCCGATGAGGAAGACCCGCCGCACCGGTACACCCTGGGCGCGCAACGCCGTCATGCCATCAGCGAGTGAGCACAGCACCCCTTCGACGGCGGCCCTCGCCAGGTGCGCGGGCGTCGTGTTGCCCAGACGCACACCATGCAGCGCGCCCGAGGCGTCCGGTTTGTTCGGGGTGCGCTCACCCTCCAGGTAGGGCACCAGGGTGAGTCCGTCCGCGCCGGCGGGTGCGGAGAGCGCCAGCGCGGAGAACTCCTCATGACCCACACCGAGGAGACGCCCCATCGCATCGAACACACGACTGCCGTTGAGCGTGCAGGCCAGCGGCAGGTACCGTCCGGTGGCGTCGGCGAATCCGGCGACCAGCCCCTCGGGGTCGGCCACCGGAGTGTCGCAGACGGCGCTGACCACTCCCGAGGTGCCGATCGAGACGGCCACATCGCCGGGAACCATACCGAGGCCGAGCGCGGCCGCGGCGTTGTCGCCGGCACCGGCACCGAGGACGGATCCCTGCCTCTCGCGCGCCACTGCGCCGGGCGCCACCACCGTGGGCACGCCGATACGGCGGCCGAACGCGCGCTCGAGCAGATCGAATCGGTACTCGCCGCTGGCAGCGTCGAAGTAGCCGGTACCGGAGGCGTCCGAGCGGTCAGTGGTGAGCCGCTCGAGGCTGTTCCCGCCCGCACGGCTCCCGGGGCCGTCTCCGGCCAGGCGCCAGGTGAGCCAATCATGCGGTAGGGCCACTGCGGCCACCCGCTCGGCGTGCTCTGGCTCATTCTCGGCAAGCCAGCGCAGCTTGGTGGCGGTGATCGAGGCCACCGGAACTACGCCGACCTGTTCGGCCCAGGCACGCGCTCCGGCATCAGAGTCACCCTCGCCCAGCTCGGCGATCAGATCCGTGGCGGCCTGCGCACTGCGGGTGTCGTTCCACAACAGCGCCGGGCGCACCACATGTCCGTCGGCGTCCAGCGCCACCATGCCGTGCTGTTGCCCACCCACTGCCACGGCCGCAACATCGTCCAGTCCCCCGGCGGCAGAGACCGCCACCTGCAGGGCGTCCCACCACGCCTCGGGGTCCACCTCAGTGCCTTCCGGGTGGGGCGCGGAGCCGAAGCGTTGTAGCGCCCCGGTCTCCGCATCGCGGATGACCACCTTGCAGGATTGGGTGGACGAGTCCACCCCTGCGACCAGCGTCCCCGTGTGGGGGTGTTCGGATAGGTGCGATGTCGGCGTCGTCATCTGGCTAGTTTCACCCGATCAGGTGCCGCAGGGCCAACTGGTTCAGCTGGACGAAGCCGGCATTGCGAGCACCGGCCGCGTCGACGTCGTAGTCCTCGAATGCGGAGCGGTCGGCAAGCAGATCGGCAAGGGCCTCCCCCTCGCCCAGCGTGGGTTCGGAGAGCTCGAACACTCCGGAGGTCTCCAGCGCGGCCTGCACCTCGGGGTCGGCTCGGTAGGCCTTCGCCTTCTCGGCCAGCAGCAGGTAGGTCTCCATATTCGCGCGGGCGGAGTCCCACACACCCTCGAAGCCCTCGGTGCGGGAGGGCTTGTAGTCGAAGTGGCGCGGACCGTCATAGGTGGGGCCACCGCCGGGGAACCCGTTCTCGATCAGGTCCACGGTGAAGAAGGCGGAGAGCAGATCGCCGTGCCCGAACACCAGGTCCTGGTCGTACTTGATGGAGCGCTGCCCGTTCAGGTCGATGTGGAAGAGCTTGCCGGCCCACAGTGCCTGGGCGATGCCGTGGGTGTAGTTGAGGCCCGCCATCTGCTCATGCCCGGTTTCGGGGTTCAGACCCACGATATCGCCGTGTTCGAGCTCGGCGATGAAACCGAGGGCATGGCCCACGGTCGGCAACAGGATGTCCCCGCGCGGCTCGTTCG
Protein-coding sequences here:
- a CDS encoding LysR family transcriptional regulator substrate-binding protein, which produces MTPQPFRLGYVPGVTPAKWARTWSQRHRTPLELVPLEAAQAEHAVREGEVCAALLRPPVDRDLLSAIVLYEETAVVVVPTDHVIAALEDGEEVTLADLDTETVLHCLDEVLDWPNGPPGSVAEHRPESTAAAIALVAAGAGVLVVPQSLARLHHRRDLTYRSLAGGPTAPVALSWVTDQKTDEIEDMIGIVRGRTVNSSRGRPTGAPAKEETPTGASRRDRSAGRTANSTGGGARRPRGNGARPGRPGGRRPRRGKR
- a CDS encoding A/G-specific adenine glycosylase — protein: MSTVRVPATAAATLHSAVVNWYATHARDLPWRAPHASAWSVLVSEIMLQQTPVVRVEPAWRAWMQRWPTPADLAAASPAEVLRAWDRLGYPRRALRLREAAAAITEHHDGEVPADEEALLALPGIGSYTAAAVAAFAFRRRSVVLDTNVRRVLGRLLSGTALPPPSPRRTEAEMAAEVLPADPEASARWNVAVMELGALVCTARSPRCGQCPVADQCQWRTSGYPADEHAARRRTQAWHGTDRQARGRVLAALRTQDELRPEEVRELWPDATQLERVLTGLRTDGLVSAIADLDGVVTGYRLPQG
- a CDS encoding ketopantoate reductase family protein — protein: MRYIVIGAGGVGGTIGASLHATGHEVVLVARGAHGRALATDGLTLLTPNGTSRHRIPVVNRPEQLGEPSAPRGLQEDDVLILAVKGQDTAGALDAWAHVPVSSGGTAAERLPVFLAQNGVANEPHAARVFADVHAMCLWLPTTHLEPGVVVAEGTPVHGVLHVGRWPDGVDDVDRQVAADLEAAGFAAPVRADVMRWKFAKLLANLGNAVEALAGDDPDSAHLAAQARTEGEAALAAAGISWATPDEEAALRPSLRVGDVPGHSRLGGSSWQSLRRGTGSIEADFLNGEIVMLGKQHGVPTPVNGTLTRWAGRAARTGQAPGSCTVEQLRRAATAGADAPAH
- a CDS encoding amino-acid N-acetyltransferase, which codes for MSTDAELQIRPARPADVRTIRALVEPYADERILLAKDMVGYFESVPEFLVATLEGEVVGCGALHVMWEDLGEVRTLAVRHDLIRVGIGHALLEALLARAEEYGLRRLFCLTFEVDFFSRHGFAPIEGDVVDPEVYRELLLSRDDGIAEFLDLARVKPNTLGNTRMLRTLG
- a CDS encoding sugar-binding transcriptional regulator codes for the protein MREDDAYRAALMYYLQDQTMEVIAKTLGVSRSTVSRLIKSAREEGIVRISLRQPSGSGADLGHRLSATFGIKAHVVPVRERATEVHRLEQVAMVAARLMGEWVSADMVVGVAWGTTVTAIAGHLAPNPVRGSTVVQLNGAANTFAGGVTYAGDLIATIAGAFDSTPHLFPVPAFFDFAETKAAMWRERSVRRVLDIQRRVDIALFGVGALAADVPSHVYNAGYLDDSEITQLTADRVVGDVCTVFLREDGTYRDIAINARATGPSPRELRTLRRRVCVAVGEAKVPALLGALRARVATDLIIDETTARTVLERLRHAPVAG
- a CDS encoding MIP/aquaporin family protein, which produces MNFSAIFVPELFGTMMLTLLGCGVVANAALPGTKGNGGGFLMVNFGWGLGVFAGVFVALSSGAHINPAVTIGLLANGAEELGPDIPATAGNALIYILAQVAGAFLGAVVCWLAYKQHFDADSDGPTKLGVFSTGPAIRSYGWNVVTEVIGTFVLVFVVISFGFAGEQASAIGSPLAVALLVVGIGASLGGPTGYAINPARDLGPRIAHALLPIKGKGTSDWSYSWVPIVGPLIGGIIGGLSAAAIF
- the glpK gene encoding glycerol kinase GlpK → MAQYVLAIDQGTTSTRAIVFDHAGEIVESGQLEHEQILPKAGWVEHDPMEIWRNAREVVGLALTRANITSTDLAAVGITNQRETTVVWDKNTGEPVYNAIVWQDTRTQKIADELAGDEGPEKYKAKVGLPLATYFSGPKIKWILDNVEGARAKAEAGDLIFGNTDSWLIWNMTGGTDGGVHVTDVTNASRTMLMNLDSLSWNEDIAADMGIPVSMLPEIRSSSEVYGKGRPKGMIPDIPIAGILGDQQAATFGQACFEVGMAKNTYGTGNFMLINTGEEIIPSENGLLTTVAYKIGDNKPIYALEGSIAVTGSLIQWLRDNLGLISSAPEVEDLAKTVEDNGGAYFVPAFSGLFAPYWRGEARGVLAGLTRFVNKGHIARAALEATAFQTREVLDAMNADSGVDLTELKVDGGMIANELLMQFQADILGVPVVRPKVAETTALGAAYAAGIAVGYWSGEQDVIDNWAEDKRWEPAMDADERERTYRLWKKAVTKSFDWVDADTE
- a CDS encoding LacI family DNA-binding transcriptional regulator; translated protein: MSSRVPTIAEVAREAGVSRATVSRVMNGRSTVDPDLASRVREVAAGLNYSPSRVARGLSLGRTQTVGLLVPDLGNPMFQQVLRGANQAATRAGYRILVADSIEEPHREAELAIEARRRCDALILCSPRMPEDELAQVLASTHPVVLVNREPQGTGAPALSVDYAAGIRDLAEHLIGLGHERLLYLAGPASSASNAARVRSLDAVAAQYPHVCLTRADCGSMIDDGYRALDVVLGSGTTAVLAFNDLVAFGLLGKLNEAGVRVPEDLSVAGFDDIAFAKYATPSLTTMSVPQMDLGRHAWERLHQLLEGEPESPSLHLRPRLVARSSTGPAARRPGGLTTDGDRTPR
- a CDS encoding AEC family transporter — its product is MTAVLTALGTMAVIAFAGWVLATFRVLGPGAQQVLARLVFALATPSLLITTIGEANLSLLLTRTAATTVISTLVVATTAAAIFGGLLRRGRGQATVATLAASYVNAGNIGIPVAIYVLTDALAVVPTMLMQLLVLAPTAYAVLDTAGAGRRELVLRPLRSPLTIGALIGLALAIVPWTPPDAVLQPLRLVGSTAAPLALLTLGMSFAPLRRSDAPSTASASKPAPPPGHWLDVAIVATLRGAVHPALTFAVAHALGVAEEDMLAVVLMAALPTAQNVLVYALQFDRGLRIARDSQVITTAVSIPLLVGVVALLH